Proteins encoded by one window of Lathyrus oleraceus cultivar Zhongwan6 chromosome 1, CAAS_Psat_ZW6_1.0, whole genome shotgun sequence:
- the LOC127097579 gene encoding uncharacterized protein LOC127097579, whose translation MTAHNVQFQEETRNNKKNTTTSIKYLEVQMGQIAQQLASSSQAEGALPSATVTNPKEHNNVSDMITGSGKSDEVVEEMDEEEDQLIKVDLEIKENEVVREEVVAPKTIVKETITKPKPVVKLPFPTRNKKNGQHEKNFEKFLELFKKLEINIPLLEALEQIPIYAIFMKDIISKRRAIDTNPIILTETCSVILQGTSMILMSLSIYKKLGIGDVQDTRMTLQFVDHSVKKPYGIVEDVLVKIDKFVFLVDFVILEMPEDEEIPLILGRPFLETGRCLINIEEGTMALKVYDEELKIDVRNTMKYKYDICTSHTIEVLDQVMTYDSPLNAPQLPLERVLSCPFSRVIKKWTTGNQKCWP comes from the exons ATGACAGCTCATAATGTTCAATTCCAAGAAGAAACCCGAAACAATAAAAAAAACACCACAACATCCATAAAATATCTTGAAGTCCAGATGGGTCAAATAGCACAACAATTAGCCTCGAGTTCTCAAGCAGAAGGTGCTCTACCTAGTGCAACTGTGACAAATCCTAaagagcataataatgtgagcGATATGATAACAGGAAGTGGTAAATCTGATGAAGTAGTTGAGGAGATGGATGAAGAGGAAGATCAATTGATCAAAGTGGATCttgagatcaaagaaaatgaagttgtgAGGGAAGAAGTGGTGGCACCAAAAACAATAGTGAAAGAAACAATCACTAAGCCTAAGCCGGTTGTTAAGCTTCCTTTTCCCACAAGAAACAAGAAAAATGGGcaacatgagaaaaactttgaaaagttcctagagttgttcaagaagctAGAGATTAACATTCCGCTGTTGGAAGCACTTGAACAAATTCCTATTTATGCCATTTTCATGAAGGACATCATTTCTAAGAGGCGTGCCATCGACACTAACCCAATTATTCTAACCGAAACTTGTAGTGttattttgcagg GAACAAGTATGATTCTCATGTcgttatccatttacaagaagcTTGGTATAGGGGATGTGCAAGATACTAGGATGACACTCCAATTCGTCGATCATTCAGTCAAGAAACCGTATGGTATTGTtgaagatgttcttgtaaaaattgacaagtttgtatTCCTGGTGGACTTCGTAATTCTAGAAATGCCTGAAGATGAAGAGATCCCTCTCATCCTTGGGAGACCCTTTTTAGAGACGGGAAGATGCTTGATCAACATTGAAGAAGGGACTATGGCGTTGAAGGTTTATGATGAGGAATTAAAGATTGATGTTCGAAACACCATGAAGTACAAATATGATATTTGTACCAGTCATACTATAGAAGTTCTGGATCAAGTGATGACGTATGATAGTCCTTTGAATGCACCACAGTTacctttggaaagagtgttgagtTGTCCATTTTCGAGAGTGATAAAAAAATGGACAACGGGGAATCAGAAGTGCTGGCCTTGA